One region of Jatrophihabitans cynanchi genomic DNA includes:
- a CDS encoding RNA polymerase sigma factor — protein sequence MVSTKQSQDTVTSNTKNTVAATATKRTSAPVKPADKKDAPAKAAAHPATKAPAKPASRGVAKPAAAKAPAKKAPATKAGARPAKPGEPEEGTEVDPAIAAGADAAVEGAEDEEGAEFTWDDEEESEALRQARKDAEMTASADSVRAYLKQIGKVALLNAEEEVDLAKRIEAGLYAAERLRQVEEAAEKLALQAKRDLRWIVRDGERAKNHLLEANLRLVVSLAKRYTGRGMAFLDLIQEGNLGLIRAVEKFDYTKGYKFSTYATWWIRQAITRAMADQARTIRIPVHMVEVINKLGRIQRELLQDLGREPTPEELAKEMDITPDKVLEIQQYAREPISLDQTIGDEGDSQLGDFIEDSEAVVAVDAVSFTLLQDQLTSVLQTLSDREAGVVKLRFGLTDGQPRTLDEIGQVYGVTRERIRQIESKTMSKLRHPSRSQVLRDYLD from the coding sequence GTGGTATCCACCAAGCAGTCGCAAGACACCGTCACCAGCAACACCAAGAACACCGTCGCCGCAACGGCCACCAAGCGCACCAGTGCGCCGGTGAAGCCCGCGGACAAGAAGGACGCACCCGCCAAGGCTGCGGCCCACCCGGCGACCAAGGCTCCCGCCAAGCCGGCGTCCAGGGGCGTCGCCAAGCCGGCCGCGGCCAAGGCGCCGGCGAAGAAGGCGCCGGCCACCAAGGCGGGTGCCAGACCCGCCAAGCCGGGCGAGCCCGAGGAGGGCACCGAGGTCGATCCCGCGATCGCCGCCGGCGCCGACGCCGCCGTCGAAGGCGCCGAGGACGAAGAGGGCGCGGAGTTCACCTGGGACGACGAGGAGGAGTCCGAGGCGCTGCGCCAGGCGCGCAAGGACGCCGAGATGACCGCCTCGGCCGACTCGGTCCGCGCCTACCTCAAGCAGATCGGCAAGGTGGCGCTGCTCAACGCCGAGGAGGAGGTCGACCTCGCCAAGCGCATCGAGGCCGGGCTCTACGCCGCCGAGCGGCTGCGCCAGGTCGAGGAAGCCGCCGAGAAGCTGGCGCTGCAGGCCAAGCGCGACCTGCGCTGGATCGTGCGCGACGGCGAGCGGGCGAAGAACCACCTGCTCGAGGCCAACCTGCGGCTGGTCGTCTCGCTGGCCAAGCGCTACACCGGCCGCGGCATGGCCTTCCTGGACCTGATCCAGGAGGGCAACCTCGGCCTGATCCGCGCCGTCGAGAAGTTCGACTACACCAAGGGCTACAAGTTCTCCACGTACGCCACCTGGTGGATCCGGCAGGCGATCACCCGCGCGATGGCCGACCAGGCCCGCACCATCCGCATCCCGGTGCACATGGTCGAGGTCATCAACAAGCTGGGCCGCATCCAGCGCGAGCTGCTGCAGGACCTGGGCCGCGAGCCCACCCCGGAGGAGCTCGCCAAGGAAATGGACATCACCCCGGACAAGGTGCTGGAGATCCAGCAGTACGCGCGTGAGCCGATCAGCCTGGACCAGACGATCGGCGACGAGGGCGACAGCCAGCTGGGCGACTTCATCGAGGACTCCGAGGCGGTCGTCGCCGTCGACGCGGTGTCCTTCACGCTGCTGCAGGATCAGCTGACGTCTGTGCTGCAGACCCTGTCCGACCGCGAGGCCGGCGTCGTCAAGCTCCGCTTCGGCCTGACCGACGGCCAGCCGCGCACGCTGGACGAGATCGGCCAGGTCTACGGGGTCACCCGCGAGCGGATCCGGCAGATCGAGTCCAAGACGATGAGCAAGCTGCGCCACCCGTCGCGCTCGCAGGTGCTGCGCGACTACCTGGACTGA
- a CDS encoding DUF7455 domain-containing protein, which translates to MTTTIAASPLTAVDRCDRCGAQAYVRAVLLSGSELLFCAHHWHENETALRKISGTIHDETGRLADVPPTAAVEER; encoded by the coding sequence GTGACCACGACCATCGCCGCGAGTCCGCTGACAGCTGTTGACAGGTGTGACCGGTGCGGTGCGCAGGCCTACGTCCGCGCCGTGCTGCTGTCCGGATCCGAGCTCCTGTTCTGCGCACACCACTGGCACGAGAACGAGACCGCGCTGCGCAAGATCTCCGGAACCATCCACGACGAGACCGGCCGGCTAGCCGACGTCCCCCCGACGGCCGCCGTCGAGGAACGCTGA
- a CDS encoding DEAD/DEAH box helicase, which produces MPWGRVPRGISSRQDIRRDRRVAQPHLPATAPVPRLRAWQREALRVYEERSPRRDFLVTATPGAGKTTFALALAARLLERRAIDRVIVVCPTDHLRTQWADAAARAGIGLDAALTNATGPVRPDLTGYVTTYAQVAAKPALHAARVSARRSLVILDEVHHAGDGLSWGEAVAAAFEQAPRRLCLTGTPFRTRPDERIPFVRYEADVAGGWCSTADFTYGYREALRDAVVRPVVFAAYTGTSRWRNSAGEVIAASLSESATKRTETTAWRTALNPKGRWVPHVIAAMDERISHLRESGMADAAGLVLATDQDDARAYAVIVEQITGHRPVLILSDDPKASEKISAFATGTERIAVCVRMVSEGVDIPRAACLAWMTSYRTPLFFAQGVGRVVRARTTNEVATVFLPAVRPLLALAAELELERNHVIPPPAATDDALLDLERPEPEAGEGERIELVDSDAAFAHLLHAGRAVVAAPGPLSDEDEDFLGLPGILTPEQTAALLARRDTHARHRASTAAAVPPSAETVAWRAGAELRREVNRLVGVLAARQGRPHGQIHAQLRRAVPGPASAAAGVDVLAQRRDHLMELLGG; this is translated from the coding sequence ATGCCCTGGGGCCGAGTGCCACGGGGCATCTCGTCGCGACAGGACATCAGGAGGGATAGGCGCGTGGCCCAGCCGCACCTGCCGGCGACCGCGCCCGTACCCCGGCTGCGCGCCTGGCAGCGGGAGGCGCTGCGGGTCTATGAGGAGCGCTCGCCACGGCGCGACTTCCTGGTCACCGCGACGCCGGGGGCGGGCAAGACGACGTTCGCGCTGGCGCTGGCCGCCCGGCTGCTGGAGCGGCGCGCGATCGACCGGGTGATCGTGGTCTGCCCGACCGATCACCTGCGCACCCAATGGGCCGACGCGGCGGCGCGGGCCGGGATCGGGCTGGACGCAGCGCTGACCAACGCGACCGGTCCGGTACGACCGGACCTGACCGGCTACGTCACCACCTACGCCCAGGTCGCCGCCAAGCCCGCGCTGCACGCGGCCCGGGTGAGCGCCCGCCGCAGCCTGGTGATCCTGGACGAGGTGCATCACGCCGGTGACGGGCTGTCCTGGGGCGAGGCGGTCGCTGCCGCGTTCGAGCAGGCGCCCCGGCGGCTGTGCCTGACCGGCACGCCGTTCCGCACCCGCCCGGACGAGCGGATCCCGTTCGTGCGCTACGAGGCTGATGTCGCGGGAGGGTGGTGCAGCACTGCCGATTTCACCTACGGGTATCGCGAGGCGCTGCGCGACGCGGTGGTGCGGCCGGTGGTCTTCGCCGCGTATACGGGCACCTCGCGCTGGCGCAACAGCGCTGGTGAGGTGATTGCCGCGAGCCTGTCCGAGTCCGCGACCAAGCGCACCGAGACGACCGCGTGGCGCACCGCGCTGAACCCGAAGGGCAGGTGGGTGCCGCACGTCATCGCGGCGATGGACGAGCGGATCAGCCATCTGCGGGAGTCGGGGATGGCCGACGCCGCCGGACTGGTGCTGGCCACCGACCAGGACGACGCACGCGCCTACGCGGTGATCGTGGAGCAGATCACCGGACACCGGCCGGTGTTGATCCTCTCGGACGATCCCAAGGCGAGCGAGAAGATCAGCGCCTTCGCGACCGGGACCGAGCGGATCGCGGTCTGCGTGCGGATGGTGTCCGAGGGCGTGGACATCCCGCGGGCCGCCTGCCTGGCGTGGATGACGTCCTACCGCACGCCGCTGTTCTTCGCGCAGGGCGTCGGCCGCGTGGTGCGCGCGCGCACCACGAACGAGGTGGCGACGGTGTTCCTGCCGGCCGTGCGGCCGCTACTGGCCCTCGCCGCCGAACTGGAACTCGAGCGCAACCACGTCATTCCACCGCCGGCCGCCACCGACGACGCGCTGCTGGACCTCGAGCGGCCCGAGCCCGAAGCGGGGGAGGGCGAGCGGATCGAACTCGTCGATTCCGACGCCGCGTTCGCGCACCTGCTGCATGCCGGGCGGGCGGTCGTCGCCGCGCCGGGGCCGCTCAGCGACGAGGATGAGGACTTCCTCGGGCTGCCCGGCATCCTGACCCCGGAGCAGACGGCCGCGCTGCTCGCCCGCCGGGACACGCACGCCCGGCACCGCGCCAGTACGGCGGCAGCCGTGCCGCCCTCTGCGGAGACGGTCGCCTGGCGGGCCGGCGCCGAACTGCGCCGGGAGGTCAACCGGCTGGTCGGGGTGCTGGCGGCCAGGCAGGGCCGGCCGCACGGACAGATCCACGCGCAGCTGCGCCGGGCCGTTCCCGGGCCGGCGTCCGCGGCCGCCGGGGTCGATGTTCTCGCGCAGCGCCGGGACCACCTGATGGAGCTGCTGGGCGGCTGA
- a CDS encoding YihY/virulence factor BrkB family protein — translation MRRLPALLRRTVAQAWHDRVLGLSAEAAFWQMLSLPSLFLALVATLGYVSRWFGAGTVDRTEQQIESTLSKAFSQQVTEQVVHPMLHEVLHGGRADIISIGFVLAIWAGSSATSTFVNTITIAYGMRDLRGAVRSRFLALWLFLGSVLFGVIVLPMMVLGPNLLKRSFPERWRPTVRSLVNTGYYPVLVLLLLVGLATLYHLAPPRRLPWRRGIPGAVLAIAVFLTGSVGLRSYIRFILDHNHAYGTLAAPIAALLYFFILALGVLLGAEFNAAIEHMSPTPVKPPRVLHPRGWRRLPDAGGKPDGQSAMPS, via the coding sequence GTGCGGCGACTGCCCGCGCTGTTACGGCGCACCGTGGCGCAGGCCTGGCACGACCGCGTCCTCGGGCTGTCCGCCGAGGCCGCGTTCTGGCAGATGCTGAGCCTGCCGTCGCTGTTCCTCGCGCTGGTCGCGACCCTCGGCTACGTCTCGCGGTGGTTCGGCGCGGGCACGGTCGACCGCACCGAACAGCAGATCGAGTCGACGCTGAGCAAGGCGTTCAGCCAGCAGGTGACCGAGCAGGTCGTGCACCCGATGCTGCACGAGGTCCTGCACGGCGGGCGCGCCGACATCATCAGCATCGGCTTCGTGCTCGCGATCTGGGCCGGCTCGTCAGCGACGTCCACGTTCGTGAACACGATCACCATCGCGTACGGGATGCGGGACCTGCGCGGTGCGGTCCGCAGCCGGTTCCTCGCCCTCTGGCTGTTCCTGGGTTCGGTGCTGTTCGGCGTGATCGTGCTGCCGATGATGGTGCTCGGCCCGAACCTGCTCAAACGCTCGTTCCCCGAACGCTGGCGGCCCACCGTCCGCAGCCTGGTGAACACCGGGTACTACCCGGTGTTGGTGCTGCTGCTGCTCGTCGGTCTCGCCACGCTGTACCACCTGGCGCCGCCACGCCGGCTGCCCTGGCGGCGCGGGATTCCCGGCGCGGTCCTGGCGATCGCGGTGTTCCTGACCGGATCGGTCGGGCTGCGCAGCTACATCAGGTTCATCCTCGATCACAATCACGCGTACGGCACGCTCGCGGCGCCGATCGCGGCGCTGCTGTACTTCTTCATCCTCGCGCTGGGCGTGCTGCTGGGCGCCGAGTTCAACGCGGCGATCGAGCACATGTCACCCACACCGGTGAAGCCACCGCGGGTGCTGCACCCGCGTGGCTGGCGGCGCCTGCCTGACGCCGGCGGCAAGCCGGACGGTCAGTCGGCCATGCCCTCGTAG
- a CDS encoding DUF3039 domain-containing protein, which yields MTTTQLLESPKTSDADTGNEMFHYVRKAKITESAVLGTMVEALCGEVFPVTKAPKPGSPVCPRCKEIYEGMAD from the coding sequence GTGACGACGACACAGCTCCTCGAATCGCCGAAGACGTCCGACGCCGACACCGGCAACGAGATGTTCCACTACGTGCGCAAGGCGAAGATCACCGAGAGCGCCGTCCTGGGCACGATGGTCGAGGCGCTGTGCGGCGAGGTGTTCCCGGTGACCAAGGCGCCCAAGCCCGGGTCGCCGGTGTGCCCGCGCTGCAAGGAGATCTACGAGGGCATGGCCGACTGA
- a CDS encoding DUF3099 domain-containing protein: MRRVQRDQPALITTAHESADEEYDRRRKRYAIMMGIRAVCVLAAALTYRVSIWLALAFLVGGAVLPWCAVLIANDGPPRKRDTTGLFLRSTERALPPGKDDRTVEG; this comes from the coding sequence ATGCGCCGCGTCCAACGTGATCAGCCGGCGCTGATCACCACCGCACACGAGAGTGCGGATGAGGAGTACGACCGTCGGCGAAAGCGCTACGCGATCATGATGGGTATCCGCGCGGTGTGCGTGCTCGCGGCCGCGCTGACCTACCGGGTCTCGATCTGGCTGGCGCTGGCGTTCCTGGTCGGCGGAGCCGTGCTGCCGTGGTGCGCCGTGCTGATCGCGAACGACGGGCCCCCGCGCAAGCGCGATACGACCGGCCTGTTCCTGCGCTCCACCGAGCGTGCCCTGCCGCCGGGCAAGGACGACCGCACCGTCGAGGGCTGA
- a CDS encoding DUF7782 domain-containing protein, with product MSQPHLPILDAGPLDALRAALAGFTPDCVQAELGLGGQAAHARGDLLGVERALSGDDPLPTLIRLFLLGLPVPAHAARAALAPLRPEDAPALLEVGPDGVRARLEVRPYAAAHGDDSWCVVSDFGSDVRPGPLAADHVLGIGAASLTLAQATVRQPVQRALDLGTGCGVQALHLSGHAASVTATDVSERALRLAATTAALSGQHWELRGGSLLEPVAAEQFDLIVANPPFVVSPGCIGYDYRDSGLAGDGVSRTLVTALPDRLRPGGLAQLLANWVITADQPWDERIGGWLAGRGVDAWVWQREIAEPGEYVSMWLRDAGDQPGTARWRTQYSEWLDWFATHGVLAVGMGLVSMWRTDRADPVLVCEDVPHAVEQPAGAHLPGWIRRHRWLAEHDDRALLKARLRRADDLVRTRQELAGPDGWYPAASLLRQSHAMRWELQIDDAVAAVVAACTGEVQLGATVAVLAAALRTSDHEVSSALLPVIRDLIGRGFLEPPASGPDGRPR from the coding sequence GTGAGCCAGCCGCACCTGCCGATCCTCGACGCCGGACCACTCGACGCGCTGCGTGCGGCGCTGGCCGGGTTCACGCCGGACTGCGTCCAGGCCGAGCTGGGCCTTGGCGGTCAGGCCGCGCACGCCCGTGGTGACCTGCTCGGCGTCGAACGCGCCCTGAGCGGGGACGATCCGCTGCCGACCCTGATCCGGCTGTTCCTGCTCGGCCTGCCGGTTCCGGCGCATGCGGCGCGGGCGGCGTTGGCACCGTTACGGCCCGAGGACGCGCCAGCGCTGCTGGAGGTCGGGCCGGACGGCGTGCGCGCGCGGCTGGAGGTGCGGCCGTACGCCGCCGCCCACGGGGACGATTCGTGGTGCGTGGTGTCCGACTTCGGCAGCGACGTCCGCCCCGGTCCACTCGCAGCCGATCACGTGCTCGGCATCGGCGCCGCATCGCTGACCCTGGCGCAGGCGACGGTCCGGCAGCCGGTGCAGCGTGCGCTCGACCTGGGCACCGGCTGCGGCGTGCAGGCGCTGCACCTGTCCGGACACGCCGCGTCGGTGACCGCCACCGACGTCAGTGAGCGCGCGTTGCGGCTGGCCGCGACCACGGCCGCGCTCAGCGGACAGCACTGGGAGCTGCGCGGCGGCTCGTTGCTCGAACCCGTCGCCGCGGAGCAGTTCGACCTGATCGTGGCCAACCCGCCGTTCGTGGTCTCCCCCGGCTGCATCGGGTACGACTACCGCGACAGCGGGCTGGCCGGTGACGGGGTGAGCCGCACACTGGTCACCGCGCTGCCGGACCGGCTGCGCCCGGGCGGCCTCGCCCAGTTGCTCGCCAACTGGGTGATCACCGCCGACCAGCCGTGGGACGAGCGGATCGGGGGCTGGCTGGCCGGGCGCGGCGTGGACGCCTGGGTGTGGCAACGCGAGATCGCCGAGCCTGGCGAGTACGTGAGCATGTGGTTGCGCGACGCCGGCGACCAGCCGGGCACGGCCCGCTGGCGCACGCAGTACTCGGAGTGGCTGGACTGGTTCGCGACGCACGGCGTGCTCGCCGTGGGCATGGGCCTGGTCAGCATGTGGCGCACCGATCGGGCCGATCCGGTCCTCGTCTGCGAGGACGTGCCACACGCGGTCGAGCAGCCGGCCGGCGCGCACCTGCCCGGCTGGATCAGGCGGCACCGGTGGCTGGCCGAGCACGACGACCGCGCCCTGCTGAAGGCCCGCCTGCGCCGGGCCGACGATCTCGTGCGGACCCGGCAGGAGCTGGCCGGGCCGGACGGCTGGTACCCGGCGGCGAGCCTGTTACGCCAGTCGCACGCGATGCGGTGGGAGCTGCAGATCGACGACGCGGTGGCCGCGGTGGTCGCGGCCTGCACCGGCGAGGTGCAGCTCGGCGCCACCGTCGCGGTGCTCGCCGCCGCGCTGAGGACGTCCGACCACGAGGTGAGCAGTGCGCTGCTGCCGGTCATCCGCGACCTGATCGGGCGCGGCTTTCTCGAACCGCCGGCATCCGGGCCCGACGGGCGTCCCCGGTGA
- the dtd gene encoding D-aminoacyl-tRNA deacylase, producing the protein MRAVVQRVSRASVTVAGEQVAAIGVGLLVLVGVTHGDGPQQCAALARKLHGLRILREELSVADVAEAAVLVVSQFTLYGDARKGRRPTWAAAAPGPVAEPLVARLVADLRELGTTVRTGIFGADMAVDLVNDGPITVLLEL; encoded by the coding sequence GTGAGGGCCGTGGTGCAGCGGGTCAGCCGGGCGTCGGTGACGGTGGCCGGCGAGCAGGTCGCCGCGATCGGGGTGGGCCTGTTGGTGCTCGTCGGCGTGACGCACGGCGACGGCCCGCAGCAGTGCGCCGCGCTCGCCCGCAAGCTCCACGGACTGCGGATCCTGCGCGAGGAGCTGAGCGTGGCCGACGTCGCCGAGGCCGCGGTACTGGTGGTCAGCCAGTTCACGCTCTACGGCGACGCACGCAAGGGTCGGCGACCGACCTGGGCCGCGGCGGCACCCGGCCCCGTCGCAGAGCCGCTCGTCGCCCGCCTTGTTGCCGATCTGCGGGAACTGGGAACAACCGTGAGGACGGGGATTTTCGGGGCGGACATGGCCGTTGATCTGGTCAACGACGGGCCGATCACGGTGCTGCTGGAGCTGTAG
- the sigB gene encoding RNA polymerase sigma factor SigB has translation MTAELDQTGSAAPQSLAERPSADLDEVAASADLVRVYLNEIGKVALLTAADEVELAKRIEAGLYAQHLLGNTGKLAAARKRELRSLSIDGERAKDHLLRANLRLVVSLAKRYTGHGMPFLDLIQEGNLGLIRAVEKFDYTKGFKFSTYATWWIRQAISRAMADQARTIRLPVHLVEQVNKLQRMRRELSQSLGREVSHAELAAELDITEERVRELIDLSRDLVSLDQTVGTDDDASLGDFIADERATTAAETSVEEQLMRTQLRDVLNTLEAREAAVVRMRYGLDGSQPRTLDEIGREFKLSRERIRQIERETMAKLRHPSRAQALRDYLEN, from the coding sequence GTGACGGCCGAGCTCGACCAGACCGGTAGCGCAGCGCCCCAGTCGCTCGCCGAGCGCCCGAGCGCCGACCTGGACGAGGTGGCGGCTTCGGCGGACCTGGTGCGGGTCTACCTGAACGAGATCGGCAAGGTCGCCCTGCTTACCGCGGCCGACGAGGTCGAGCTGGCCAAGCGGATCGAGGCCGGCCTGTACGCCCAGCACCTGCTCGGCAACACGGGCAAGCTCGCTGCCGCCCGCAAGCGGGAGCTGCGCAGCCTGTCCATCGACGGTGAGCGCGCCAAGGATCACCTGCTGCGCGCGAACCTGCGCCTGGTGGTCTCGCTGGCCAAGCGGTACACCGGCCACGGCATGCCGTTCTTGGACCTGATCCAGGAGGGGAACCTGGGCCTGATCCGGGCGGTGGAGAAGTTCGACTACACCAAGGGCTTCAAGTTCTCCACGTACGCGACCTGGTGGATCCGCCAGGCGATCAGCCGGGCGATGGCCGATCAGGCGCGGACCATCCGGCTGCCCGTGCACCTCGTCGAGCAGGTGAACAAGCTGCAGCGGATGCGCCGCGAGCTGAGCCAGAGCCTGGGCCGCGAGGTCAGCCACGCCGAACTGGCAGCCGAGCTGGACATCACCGAGGAGCGGGTGCGCGAGCTGATCGACCTGTCCCGCGACCTGGTCAGCCTGGACCAGACCGTCGGCACCGACGACGACGCGTCGCTCGGTGACTTCATCGCGGACGAGCGCGCGACCACCGCGGCCGAGACGTCCGTCGAGGAGCAGCTGATGCGCACCCAGCTCCGCGACGTCCTGAACACCCTCGAGGCCCGCGAGGCGGCCGTGGTCCGCATGCGGTACGGCCTGGACGGCTCGCAGCCGCGCACGCTGGACGAGATCGGGCGCGAGTTCAAGCTCTCCCGCGAGCGGATCCGGCAGATCGAGCGGGAGACCATGGCCAAGCTCCGGCACCCGTCGCGGGCGCAGGCACTGCGGGACTATCTGGAGAATTAG
- a CDS encoding metal-dependent transcriptional regulator — protein MYLRTVYELEEEGVVPLRARIAERLGQSGPTVSQTVARMERDGLLHVADDRQLQLTDAGRHEAIGVMRKHRLAERLLADVIGLDWEDVHIEACRWEHVMSDAVERRIVAMLDKPLVCPHGNPIPGLDELGLPFASRDDVAELLSLTTAAAAEPRVVIVDRISEQLQPDAALLHRLTDAGLRPGRRATIALVAGAVEVDLGGTIEHLDRHVSDHIFVRTA, from the coding sequence ATGTATCTGCGGACCGTGTACGAGCTCGAGGAGGAGGGTGTCGTCCCGCTGCGTGCACGCATCGCCGAGCGGCTGGGGCAGAGCGGCCCCACGGTGAGCCAGACGGTGGCCCGGATGGAGCGCGACGGGCTGCTGCACGTCGCCGACGACCGGCAACTGCAGCTCACCGATGCCGGACGACACGAGGCGATCGGCGTCATGCGCAAGCATCGGCTCGCCGAGCGGCTGCTGGCCGACGTGATCGGGCTGGACTGGGAGGACGTGCACATCGAGGCGTGCCGCTGGGAGCACGTCATGAGCGACGCCGTGGAGCGGCGCATCGTGGCGATGCTGGACAAGCCACTGGTGTGCCCGCACGGAAACCCGATCCCCGGCCTGGACGAGCTCGGCCTGCCGTTCGCCTCGCGCGATGACGTCGCCGAGTTGCTCAGCCTGACCACGGCCGCCGCGGCCGAGCCGCGCGTGGTCATCGTGGATCGGATCAGCGAGCAGCTTCAGCCGGACGCGGCCTTGCTGCACCGGTTGACCGACGCCGGGCTGCGGCCGGGCCGGCGGGCGACCATCGCGCTGGTCGCCGGCGCAGTCGAGGTGGACCTCGGCGGCACCATCGAACACCTGGACCGGCACGTGAGCGACCACATCTTCGTCCGCACCGCCTGA
- a CDS encoding glutamate synthase subunit beta codes for MAHDPHGFLKHARSDTPKRPAAERVRDWQPIYLSPSRESVNQQAARCMDCGVAFCHSGCPLGNLIPEWNEFVARDDYVSASERLHATNNFPEFTGWICPAPCEAACVLALNTDPVAIKQVELAIVERAFADGTLTPQLATEPTGRTVAVVGSGPAGLAAAQQLTRAGHTVTVFERDDRIGGLLRYGIPDYKMPKDIIDRRLDQMRAEGTLFRTSVTIGPEQVDTLRAQFDAIVLAVGALAPRELSTPGRDLHGVHQAMTYLPQGNRVQAGDIAEPQINAAGKHVIIIGGGDTAADCLGTANRQGALSVTVLDHNPRPEPRTGPVNPVWPSAPSSRGVSPAHDEGVHEAWAREVVEFVGDPHGAVRAVAVQEVEIVRVDGAREFRPVAGSRTELPADLVLLAAGFVGTDVPGLLDALGVDRDPAKGTAVVDEHWRTSAAGVYACGDASRGASLVVWAIAEGRACAAAIDDVLTGATDLPQPVRPHAVSL; via the coding sequence GTGGCCCACGACCCGCACGGTTTCCTCAAGCACGCGCGCAGCGACACTCCGAAGCGGCCCGCCGCCGAGCGGGTACGCGACTGGCAGCCGATCTACCTGAGCCCGAGCCGGGAATCGGTCAACCAGCAGGCCGCGCGCTGCATGGACTGCGGCGTCGCGTTCTGCCACAGCGGCTGCCCACTGGGCAACCTGATCCCGGAGTGGAACGAGTTCGTCGCCCGCGACGACTACGTCAGCGCCAGCGAGCGGCTGCACGCGACCAACAACTTCCCCGAGTTCACCGGATGGATCTGTCCCGCACCGTGCGAGGCGGCATGCGTGCTCGCCCTCAACACCGACCCGGTGGCGATCAAGCAGGTGGAGCTGGCGATCGTGGAGCGCGCGTTCGCCGACGGCACCCTCACCCCCCAGCTGGCGACCGAGCCCACGGGTCGCACGGTCGCGGTCGTGGGCTCCGGGCCGGCCGGCCTCGCCGCGGCGCAACAGCTCACCCGGGCCGGCCACACGGTTACCGTGTTCGAACGCGATGACCGGATCGGCGGCCTGCTTCGCTACGGGATCCCGGACTACAAGATGCCGAAGGACATCATCGACCGCAGGCTGGATCAGATGCGCGCCGAAGGAACGCTGTTTCGGACGAGCGTCACGATCGGTCCTGAACAGGTGGACACGCTGCGCGCGCAGTTCGACGCGATCGTGCTGGCCGTCGGAGCACTCGCGCCCCGCGAGCTCAGCACGCCGGGCCGCGACCTGCACGGCGTGCACCAGGCGATGACCTACCTGCCACAGGGAAACCGGGTGCAGGCCGGTGACATCGCTGAGCCGCAGATCAATGCCGCCGGCAAGCACGTCATCATCATCGGTGGCGGTGACACGGCCGCCGACTGCCTGGGTACCGCGAACCGGCAGGGCGCGCTGTCGGTGACGGTGCTGGACCACAACCCGCGGCCGGAACCGCGGACCGGACCGGTCAACCCGGTGTGGCCGTCGGCACCGAGCAGCCGCGGCGTCTCGCCCGCCCACGACGAGGGCGTGCACGAGGCGTGGGCACGCGAGGTGGTCGAGTTCGTCGGCGACCCGCACGGCGCCGTGCGCGCGGTCGCGGTCCAGGAGGTCGAGATCGTCCGGGTGGACGGCGCGCGCGAGTTCCGGCCGGTCGCGGGATCGCGCACCGAGCTTCCCGCTGACCTGGTGCTGCTGGCCGCGGGCTTCGTCGGCACCGACGTCCCCGGGCTGCTCGACGCGCTCGGCGTGGACCGCGATCCGGCGAAGGGGACCGCGGTCGTCGACGAGCATTGGCGCACGAGCGCAGCGGGCGTGTACGCGTGCGGCGACGCCTCGCGCGGCGCCTCGCTGGTCGTCTGGGCCATAGCCGAGGGGCGGGCGTGCGCTGCCGCCATCGACGACGTGCTCACCGGGGCGACCGATCTGCCGCAGCCGGTACGCCCGCACGCCGTTTCGCTCTGA